TTTCTTCAACGAACCATTCAACAGCCTTATCAAACACCTCTCCAAGTCGTGGGTCAGCACCACTTTCAAGTAAAATGGAAAAAGATTTTGGGGCAGTCAAGGTCATATCAAAACCGGGGCGATGATGAACACCGTCCTTATCGATTCGACCAAGTTGAGTACCATCCGGCAATGTACCTTTAAGAAGGGCTAACATCTGTTCTTTTTCTACTGTTTGCCCGTGGATCCCAAGAATTTTCGCTCCATCCCCTAACCAGCGCACACTTTTAGAATCATTTTCATAATAATTGACGACATCCAGATAATACGATGCTGCTCCATCAGCACTGTCTAATGGCTGAAGACTTAACATGCTTACCCCTTATTTGTTCTTATAAAAACTCAACAAGCTCTTTTTCTTCTTCAATCTTTTTTTCTCTGGCAATTGGTTTCGTAAGGTCTTTTTTTGTTGAAGTTGCAGTCTCTAAAGCATCATCATGGGATGCGGCAAGGATAGGATCGCTATAGGTATCCACCAATTGTTCCACTTTTTGACGTAGCGGATCAGGATCAATAGCTCGTGCAATAAACTCTTCGTGAATGAGAGGATAATCAACGTAATTAAGCTTTATTTTTGCTGCAGGAAATTCACCTTTTACTCGCAAATACCCTTGTAGATCATTGATTACCTGAATTTGAGTTGGTAAAACCAATTGCTTTTCCTTAGTTTGCCGAGATACTGAAATCCCATCACGCATGGTGTTAGCACCATAACTAATAGATTCATTGACCTCTTCAATTTCATAGGTACCAATATTGCGGGAAGCATGTTCTGCATCAGTATGTTCGGGTAAACGGAGGAACAAGCGAGTCGAACACAAATTTGAAAGGGACGCGGCACCATCGTTACCATAGATAGTGCGCAACTGGGATGCACCATGATGGCCCAATAAGAAGCAACCACCAAATTTGCGACTTTCTGACTTGACTGCGGCTAAAAAGGGTAAAGCATGTAGAGTTGCCAATTCATCTAAAATAAACCAAACACGGCGGTTATCATCTGGCGCTAAACTTAAGAGCTCTTTGGTAGCCGTATTAATCCAAGCTGAAATCAGCGGTCTAATGGTTGGGTGTTTGCGCCCATCAGAACTGACAAACAAACAAGAGTTGCTCTGATCATTCAAAATCCAGTCCCGAATCGAAAAGATATCCCCGTCATCCTTTAAATACAACAAGGATTTTAAATAAGTAGCCATTACGGTTTTCACATTTAAAGCAGTCTTTTGTACTTTATCGGATACCAGAGATTCTGATTCAGTATGACGCAGTAAATGATGAATTCGACCTAAGTCTGCTGTGAGCAAATATTGCAATAACATCAGATTGGAGCGTTTAGGATCATTTTTTAGCTCATTGGCAGTGGAGACGAAAATCATACGCGCGGCTTTAATCCAAAAGGGATCCATCGTGTTATTAATAGGCATCGGCATAATAGCCTCAGCAAGTGCTTCAAGATCTGCTTTGTCTTCGCATTCTGCCCAGACATTCCAGGAATGGCCTCTCGTATCTAAGGGATTTAAAATTACATCTTGATGTTCACGATAAAAACGAGATAAATAAGTTCCTCCTTTATCATAAATAATCGCGCGCTCGCCTCTGGCTTGTATCGTCGTCAATAGATCACGAATAGCAACAGTTTTACCAGATCCCGTGGTTCCGACTATTTGTATATGCTGGGTTTCAGAACCAAAGGGCAGAGATACACCACCAATCCGATAAGGAGAAATCCTGCTTGTCTTTTTGATGCACTTTTGTAACGTGTTTTCTTCAACTAACTCACTGCCGCGAATGATCTTAGCTTTACTTTGATTTTCCCCTCTTTTTTGCAACCACTTAACCATGACAATTAACATCATGACAGAGGCAAATAGTGCCTCTATCATGCTCTTAAGTAGAGCTTGTTTTAATTGATTAACAATGCCGATGACCATGGGAGCTTTTACAATTTGCTCTGAATACACAGGATAAGATTCACCCGTTGGCATGCGAACCACTTGCTTGGCTTTGCTCTGTATTAAAGTCATTGCCTGGGCTTTAACCCATTGCTGGCCAATATAACGTTGATACGCACTGGTATTAAAATAAAAAGCCATGACTGAGAAAATAAAAAAAACTATCAGCATAGCAAGGCTTACTTTCTTACCTACCTGTGTAAACATGCGGACATTGTGCAAAAAGATTTGACCGCCGCGAATAAATAATTTTGTAGGATTTACCGCCATCATTAACTCCGAATCGATATAAAAAAAGTGAAAATCAGGCTACAATGAATAAAAAGGAGAAAATCCAATGGAGAAGAACTATAAAGGGCAAGTGATGATACGCTCACTTGATGAATTGTCCCCTGAACAAAGAAAAAAACTGCGTTTGGCATCAATGGGAATCGGTTCTCTTGTTCTTTTAATTGTGGTGTTACTATTTCTTTGTTTTGGTGATTTCCCAAGTAACAAAGGCTCCTTATTTTTTTACTGCACCGATTGGCTCTTATTCGTTGTGTCACCATTAGCGGCTTTTGGGCTTGGTGCCTCTTTTGGCTTTGATTTGATGCTCTCAGATTTAGGCTTTGCATTTTCTTTTGGATCCTACGGTGGTTCATCACTAAACCAGCCGTTTTCCTCACATGAGTCGCCCAATTACCATCGTTCAAACCACTACGGCTCTTCTGTGAGCATAAACCCAAGCTCAGGTCGGCCGATGTCAGGAAGCAGTGGTATGGATACCTCTGGAAACCCTTATGGAACCCGCTCCTGGTAAGCATCATTTTACGTCCTTGTTTGCCTGGGCAACGATGACATCCTGCATGACTTGCGACCCGTCTTGCACTATGCCCTCAACATTCTTGGACATCTCTGACTTGGCGCGTGCAAAATCCTTATCAACTGCACTAACCGAATCTTTATTGACGCTTCCTGCATTGATGTTCTTTGCTCGGTCATTGAACGTATTGGTATAATCCCCAAGGGCATGATCAACCCCCGCACTACCTGCAATACGACTTTTAAATCCTTCATTTTTTTGGTGCACTTGACTTTCGTTAATAGGATGATTTTTTTGAAATTGGCTGATTGATTGCGCGGTTTTTTCACCAACAAATTGTCTTGCATAAGACTGAGCTAATTCAGGATCGTGACGAATTAGCCATTCTGCCTGTTGCAACCCAATAGTGCCCTGACTATTAGGTGCACGATGATGTGATAACCAATCAATAAACCCTGTTTGCGCATCAAGATTAATAGATGCTGTTTGTTCGCTGGAAGTAGTTGCTTGTCGGTGATAACTCTCTGATTCGGAAAAACTCGCCACAGCTTCATCTCGATACTGCATAGATTTATCAAAGCCTGCTGAAAAGTTATTAGCCAAGCGTCCACTAAAATCATCAGAAGTGCGGAAATGATCGTCCTTGGTGGCTTGTCTTGCCTCATTCACCACATCTGTAAAATGGTGTTCCTCACTAAAGCGCCGCGCTTCATTCATCAAGCGTGCGTCTTGATGGGATTCTGATTTGTCCCGTTCATGACGCACATTTCCCCCAATCTCAATATTACCCTTTGCCCCAGGTACTGCAGAACCGGTTCCAAAACCAAACGATCCTCCTAAATTAATACTGGCAGCACTTAAAACTTTAGTCGCGTCATCCCGAGAAATATTATGATCGTGAGCAAAGGTATCAATGAGATTGGATATTTTTGATGCCGCCGCATTAAAGCCTGCTGAAGTGGATATTTGGTGTCCCTGCCCACTTTGTTCCCCATGTGATTGCGTTTCACCAAGCTCTGCCAGGCTTCTGAGTGATGCCGCATAGTGCTCTGATGAAGCAATTGATTTATTGAACCCAGCACTTTTAGCACTGTCGGATAATTCAGAAAATGCAGATCGCGTGCTTTCTCCTAATTGAATATTAAGCGGGGTATGCGAGGTCGCAGTTGCCATCGTCAGTGTTTCACTGCCATCACGCGATATTCGGGCAATTGAACCACTATCAAGGCTTGTTTCAATACCACCCAATGATATTCTGGCGTTTTGATCGTTATGAAAAGAACTGCTATTAAACCCATTATGATTAGCAAAACTGGTATTTCCGTAGCTGTAATTTCCCATTTGTGCTTCTTCTGCGGCAGAGGAGGCGGCATTTTGAACAATACCTGTAGGTTGTTGCGTGAGTGATACAAAACTACCCACGTGTCGACTGATTAACATATAACTCAATGTGGTTGTCGCCAAGACTAAGTAGCCTCCCAAGGCAGCCATATTTTCATAGACTTGATTCATGCCTGTTTGGTAGGCCAAAGTAGTCGCCCCTGTTGACACAAAGGACAATGAAAACTGCGCCAAAATAGTCATGATGTAGTTAATAACAGTAAACATCGGTGCCCATAGGGCAAGCCAGACATACAGTGTTGCGTAAAATTGAAAAAAAGAAATGCCTGAGGGAAAGGGGAAAAAAAACAAGACAAAAATAAAACACCCTATGACAATGCAAAATAAAAGACTTTGCAACATGGGCAACCAATAAGCGGACATTAGTCCAATGTTGCTGAGTGCCGCGGGTATTTTATCCTGTGCTCTACTGGCTGAAAAACTCTCAATTGCCGCTTTAGAATTCACCCGAGCACCCATAGAGAAAACGCCATCTCGAATCGCATTAGCCATCATATTTTGCCGAATAAGTGCTGCGGCATCACCTGACATGGCGGTTAAATGATTATAAGCTTGAGGTAAGTATTTTTCGAAATTAGCTAGGGCATCTGAATGATTGCCAAAAGCAAAACCTGCATACTTAGATTTGGCATCTTCAATCACGCCACTCCAGGCACTGTCTAATAAACTAGCGGCTTCCATACACGATTTAAATGAACCATCGTAAATAAACCCACGAGCAACAGAGGCATTGGATTTAACCAGTTCCCAAATATCTCTTGCTTGATTAATGTCTTTTAAGCCATATCGTCCATACATCACATCATAGAACACGCATTGCTGCATGAACTTTTGCATGTTTGCATTAAACAACGGATCGGTTATTTTTATATTACTTGCTGATAAAAAGAGCTTCGCACCCATGATCATGCCTGTTTGGCTGTAATCCATATCGTTAGGTGAATGAAAGAAGAATTCAAAAAGCCGGGTTACTTTATCACTTAGCTGACTGCTTAATCCCCCAACCACACCCAAAATTAATGGCACATTATCAACCGTTAAATCTGGACGTAGAGGATCGGTTCTGTCGTGGATTTGCAAATTGCAGGTAGGTGTTAAAATAAAGGAAATAACAAAAGCATATTTTAAAATATAGAAGAACATACTGCGCACATCTCGCTTTACTATGAATTGACCTACAGTACACACCCCACCAATAATAATAGCTGTTCTAAAAATCCCAAGAATGCCGTCATAGTGAAACATAGCTGCGGTGGCGTTATAAAACGCCTTAAGTAACTCACCACCGGTAATCGTATAAATTTGCATCGTAACTGCCATTTCAATCACCTTATTTGATTAGCCCAACTTAAAGACTGTGTAAGCTCTGAGGAAAATTCGCCTACAAGCATTTGCTCAATGGTTTGAGTTTCTTGAATCATTTGCATCGCCATGCTCATTCGTTGATGTGCCGTACTTTCCATTTGAACTAGGTCGCGACGAGCCTGGGTGAGATCAGTTTGAAACTCTTTCATTATTGCTTCTGGATATTGCAGAGCTCCTGCTGCTTGTTTAACGAGTTGCAAGTTTTCATTCAAATACTGAAATAAAATATCGATAGCAATGGCTTCTGAGTAACGGGTAGTGTCAATCACTGCGCTGTCCTTCATAAAGGCCATTTGCACGCTGACCATTTTCATCACCGGATATTGGGTGGACTCAATTAATCCTTTAGCGGCCTCACTTTGCTCCATATTGTCTTTAATCTTGCTTGCCATATCCAAAATCAGATCACGCACTTTTGACTCAAGACCATGACTGATATCAATTGTTTTACTGGTTAAGGTGGGTTGTAAGCATTTGACCTTTTCATCACATTGATAGATTTTTACCTCGCCACCGCGTAAAAGAGCGCTGATTAAATTGTTATTACTTACTAAGGAAGCCAGGCGTTGGACATGCACCCCTTCTGCATCGCGAGTCAAAATTAAGGTGCCTGATAAGGTCATCAAGAGTTGAGCCAATTCGATATCATCTGCAAATAAGCCATTTTTCTTTAACGCATTCCACGCCACATTGGTATTATCAACTACCTGCTCATTACTGCTGTTTTCATTAATAACTCTGTCGTAGTCGTAATTACTGGAGCCTTTACCACAGCCTTGTCGTGCCTCGGCCCAGTCTGAAAAGAGATTTTTGGATTGACCGATGGATTGGCAGGCATGTTGTTGTGCAATACGGGTGCGTGGGGCTAAACCCAGTACGGCACTTTCCGCGGTTGCGCACGAGCTGATATTGGTTTGGTTCACCCAGGTAGCCACGTTTTGTAATTTGGTTGCCACATTACCTAAAAGAGGAGTTGCTTGCTCTAGGGCCAATTGGAAGGCAAGACCTTGTGAGTTGTTCAATATATTCTTGGTAAAATCGACAAATTCTTTACCTTTGATGTGAGAAAACCCACCTAACGTGGCATCTATGCCGCCACAGCCTGCGGACACTTTAGGCCAGCTCAAACGCATGATTTGCAGATTACGTACGCTGCTTCTAGCGTATAAATTACCGCCAGTATAAAAACCAGCACGCTGCGCTTGGTAAGCATGCGGCTCTGTTACATTCGCGCCCATATTAAGAGCTTTAAAATAGCCAGTTAAATCCTCACCTATTGATTTGCTGTACACTTGTCCGATGCCAAGTGCACCGATTAACCCACAAGACAGAAGAATTTTTTTCATAAAGGCACCTCTTTGTCATGTATCTGGCTAATTTTTAGTAACCGATTGGTTAGTTCGCCTTCATCAATAGTGCCTTCAGTAACAAGACTCGCCACTTGGCTCTTTGGGTTAATCAAAAAAAGAGAAGGATAAACACTGACTTGAAATACCTTCGTTTGTCCTTCATTCATCACCGCATCAGGAAAGGATGGTAAAAAGCCTCCATCAACAGAAATAGCAACTACGCTAAAGCCATAGTGTTGACTCAAGCGTTTGAGCGTGGGTGCAAAGCGTTGACAATGAGGACAACTCGAACTGAAAAAAAAGAAAAATCCTTGATGTTTGGCAAGGGCATGAAGCGGTGCATTATCAATATCGGCGTATAGGCTTGATGAAAATAACGTTCCTAATATTAGAAAAATAGCTAATTTATTGCGCATTGTAATCTCCCGATTGAAAAGCGTTGCTTGCCATTAAAATGTTTTCCTTCAATTCCGACTGGCTGACTAAGCCATAAGCAACTGGCATGGTTTTTTTAGATACTGGATTAAGAGCAAAAACCGCAGGAATGTGTTTAACACCCATCTGAGTTGCCTGACCGGAATCAACTCGTGAGTTAGGTAACATCGGGGAGATGCGATTGGTCATGGCAATTGGAATAACAGTCATGTGATAACTGTTCGCAAAATCACTCACTACTTGGGCCATGCGCTCGCTAAATGGTTCACCACCTTCATAGAAATACAACAAACCAGATGTTTGACTAATTTGAGTAATCGCCTTTTCCTTTTGCATGCTGTTTTGCTGGTTGTAGATATCACGTGCTGCACTACTGCTCGGATTAATAAGACTTTCATCCTGATCGGGGTTTATTAGCAGATCGAGCATCCATTTCTCAGAAAACAGATTGGCCTGCGCCACAATCAATCGTTGTAATCGTCTTGCACGAGCAATATTTTCAGGAGTTGGATTTAAAATAGCTTGTGCGCGAGCCTGTTGCACTCTATTACCAATCAATTTCCATGTTTTATCAGGATCGGCAGGTTTACTTACATGTGAAGGTGCCACTGACTCGGTTTGTGGTTTATTCTTGACTTCCTCTTTGGGATCCTTATGCCAATACCAACCTTCCTCATGCTCATTAAGATAAGGCTGCTCGGCGTACAAAAAAGGACTCACGCTAACCAACAAAACAAAAAACCATCTAGCCATTGATGTCTCCTTGATTGTAAAATTGATTAAGGCGCTGGCTTATTCCATTGGCAGTCTGTTGGTAATCCGGTTGTTTTTGTTTATTTTTTACCTCCTCATAAAATTCTGAAAAATCAATGGCTTCGAAGTGAATTAATTGCATTTGCTCAGGCGTAATACCCGAGCAATTTGAATATTTATTTTGGCCAAAACCAATATGTAACTGATCACGTCTTCCTTGTACTTGAACCATACGGGCTAATTTAGATTGGAAGACACAGTAAGTCTGGTGATGATCGACACAGACCGAGCCAATAGGGAGTTTTTTGCGTTTAAAACAATATTCACCCGTAGGTACTACCAGTTTGTTTTCTCGAGCTTTTCCCAGTTTTTTCTCAGCATCACTACACTGTGCCAGCTCAAGATCCAGACCCCACCCCTTATCACTGCAACAATTTTTAAAATGGAGCATTGTTGTTGAACATTCAAGCAATTGACCTTTGAAAATAAAATTGGCATTGCCATCAAAATCTTTTGAGGCATCCGAGGCGGCGGATAAGGTGGACATTGCTTTTTTAAAATCGTCTTCATTGGCTGGGGTTAGTTCATGTTTCGCGCAATTACCATCCAAACAAAAAGCATCCTCGCCACACAACAGTTGGTTGTCAGTACATTGGTTTATCGGGCATTGATACGTTTGCTGATGGGTTGTGCAAAGTCCTCCTTCTTCTTTCACACAAGTTGAAGCAGTCTGCTCACATCCTTGATTAACTAGGTTATCGCACGTATTTTGCTCCTGACTACCACCACAGGTGTAGGATGCTCTCTCTTTCCAGCAAGGGCGGGTCAATGGAACATCGCCAATAATCCGTGTTTGATTGGGCTCAGTGCATGTTAGAGGCTCAGTAATATGACACAACCCCTCTTTTTCTTTGTTTTGCAAATGTTGGCATTGGTCGTCCCAATACTCTTTGCTTTCATAAATTTCTACCGTCATCGAAACGGAGTGAACATAGGGCACTGTGCAGCGACCGAATCGACAATTGCCAACAGACAATGATAGGGTGGGATTGGCGCATGTAGCTGTTTGCTCAACAACCACTAATTTCTTTTCATCAAGGAAACTGACCTTCACCATGGCGCAATTGGCAGGCAATAGAATCGCTGGTGCTGGTGCTAAATCCTTATAAATCGTATAGCAAGGAGTTTTGCCTTGTTGGCAGGTATCCGCTTGTGCCAGATTAACTGAGACTTTAAAAGGGGTATTCCTCATACCTCCTTTTCGCAGGTATAGACTGTAACTTTCTGTTTTGTAGGGGGAAACATCTAACCTTAAGTGTCTTGCACAATGCAATACACCTAATACCTTGCTAGACAGGCATGTTTTTTCCTGCCATGAGTAATGGCATTCTTTGGGTTTTAAAGAGCAGGTGGTTTTATCGGTATTTTGACCATGCATAATCGCATCTCCATTTTCCGCGATTTGATTTAACTTTTGCATTGATTCCGAGGCAGGATTTACTTGATACAAGGGGCGATGATTAAAACTTTCGCCTACTGCCTTTCCTGCATCATTCTGAGCCACGGCAGTTTGCGAATCGGCTTCAAGACCTGTGCTTGCCTGCGTGACGCCACTATAATAATGTTCTTGCGGCAGATTGGCTTGATAGCCAGGAAACTGGCTCAGATCCAGTGCTTTTAATAAATCAATGGATTGATTGGTATGGCTTGTTCCGGTCTGAACGCCTTCTTGATACGCCTGATTCAAATCAAGTGCAAAAACCTGTGAACAAAGGATTAAAAAAACTAAAACGAAGCCTTTCATCAGATTAACCCCCCTCTTAACCGAAGAATCATTTGATCCAACACGGGGTCTTCTGACTGCTCATCGCTCCTCATTTTTTCTAAGGCGTAATCCAGCGACACATCACCATAAAGACTGTCGTAATTCACCGGTTTGCAATCCATATTGGCAGGACAAGCAGGGGTGTCTTTCACATAAACCACTGCAGGAACCATAGCGATATCAAAGGTTTTAAAAAGAATAGGATCAAGCTGCATCCCAATTCCTGTTTTTTTACTGAGCGTTTGAATAGCCGTCATCGTTTCTTTAAACGAATTATGAATTAGTCCCCGAATCACAGGTGTTGCTCCACTTTTTTTACATTGTAAAAGCCAGGCTTTTACACTTTTTTCTGGCATTGAAAACGATAAGAACACGAGTACCTGACTGACTTTTTTTAAGTGGGTTACAATGGGCTCCTGTGTTTTTATGACTTGATGCATCTCGCCGGTAAATTCTGCAATTTGACCCGATTTTTCTGAAGTCTCAAGAGACTTACTGATTTGCTTTATTTCATTTGTAAAAGCATTGGCGCGATTTTTTGTATTCGCCTCAATAGACGCAATATAGGCTTCATCTTCTGCAAGTGCAGGAAATGACAACAAAAATAATGCAACCAAGAAAGAAGTGTTCATTCGTATTGTTTTCATCACATCTCCTAATCGTTAAAAGGCGCAACAATTGCGTTTGCGCCAGATCAGATACCCAAAATCCTCGCCCTTAAACGGATATTCGTGCCCTGCCTCCCATAGGGTCGTAGCACGCCCAAGAGGATAACAGGCATTAGTAGTAGGTAAAGGATTAACCATTTGATAGCGGTATCGTGATTTGGGCAAAATAGGGGAATAATGAGTATGACAAATGGATTTTGCGCTGCTTGTCGAATCATCAAGTCCTACTGTGTCTTCCAATAATCCCTGGCGATGCAGTTTAAAATTCATACGCTCAGACAGTAAGACTGATGCCTGAACCCCTCCAACATGTTCTTGCACATGCCCCGTTAAAGGGTACATGCTTCCCTGAGCTCCTGCGCACCAAAATAGTTTGTCAATGGCACTGCCCAATAAAGCGGTACTTGAATCAGCAGCGCAAGCCGCTTGTGCGGGTAAACTACCAAACAATACCGCCTCGGGATTAATGATGAAACCTAGCTCATCATCATTCCACATGGCATCTAATTCGCTAGGATAGGCAATGTCAAAATCACCTTGTTCCACACAAATGCCATCGGTTAAAACATTCAACCAATACATCAATGGAAATTTGTACCAATGCACATGATAAAACGACTGATTGGATAAATTACTGTCTGTTTCAACAGTGCCTTTGCGGTAATATTTACCAAAATTTAAGGAAATACCACCTAAGTTCACTAAACAAAAAGGTGTTCGGGTGACATCAACCAAGTTGACAGGTTCCCAATAACCCATTGTTAATCCCAATCTCGGTATAGGATTTCCTGGGCATTCACAAACAGGCAGTTTGGGATTTTTAGTGTCTGGCAAATGATTGGAGGAAACGAGATTAGCTTGCCCTAAACTGAACGGGAACAAACACGACCAACAGACATCAGTAATGGGATTTACAAAACGACCATGACAAGATCCTGCTTGGGTCAACCCAGAAGCTAAAAAAGCAATAAGAATAAACAAGTCTTTCATACAGTCACCTCATTAATTTGCAACCGCTTCCCTGCTTGAAAAACCCGCACCGGCAAATACTTTATTTGAAATTTGGCAACCAAAAATCCATTTAAATCAAAATAAATAGCTTGCTTTAATTGATTCGCAACTTCCTTTACAGAGCCTGAGGTGAGGATTAATTTTACTTTTTGGTGCTGCGTTAATTCCTGGGTAACCCATGCAACCTGTGCCTCATCATCCCCGTCAAAAAACAGGAGAGTGCTACTCAAGCCCACTCTATCCAGGGGGTTAATTACAGTGCCTTGTTTAACAATCACTTGGCCGTGGCTGTCCTTCACATCGTAAGGCACGGTAAGTGATGGATTAAAAAACCACGTTCTATTGTCTTCTGCTCTCGGCAAGCGAGAGGGTGTTGGTCGGGCCAAATGCTCCTTTACCCGTTTTTTAAAATCAGATTGTACGGTCTTCCATTCCCCATTGGCTTGCATCCCCTTCATTTTTTGCTGGATGTACTCTAAAAAATCCATTTCAGCAATTTCAAAGGCTTTACCCAAAACACCATAGTCTTTAGCGTCTGCAAAAGGGAGATAGAGCATGCAAATAATCAACAGAAGTTTTTTCACGATTTGTGCTCCAATTTGATCATCTTCATGAGGGTGGCTGTATAATCAGTGCTGCCTTTAATTACTGCTTCCTTCGGCAATAACACCAACGATTTGGATTGGGACAAATCTTGTAACGCTGCTTCCAAATGATGCGAAAATGCTTTAATCGCTGCTTCTTTCTCAAGGTTGGAATGATTTTTTTGCGCTTCCTCTTTGATAAATTGGGAGGTGATTGATACGATATCAACGGTTGCAATATCCGGCCGTCTCAAAGCACTATAAAAAATCCCATTAACTAAGATGC
This Legionella fallonii LLAP-10 DNA region includes the following protein-coding sequences:
- the trbC gene encoding type-F conjugative transfer system pilin assembly protein TrbC; translation: MKTIRMNTSFLVALFLLSFPALAEDEAYIASIEANTKNRANAFTNEIKQISKSLETSEKSGQIAEFTGEMHQVIKTQEPIVTHLKKVSQVLVFLSFSMPEKSVKAWLLQCKKSGATPVIRGLIHNSFKETMTAIQTLSKKTGIGMQLDPILFKTFDIAMVPAVVYVKDTPACPANMDCKPVNYDSLYGDVSLDYALEKMRSDEQSEDPVLDQMILRLRGGLI
- the traW gene encoding type-F conjugative transfer system protein TraW — encoded protein: MKKLLLIICMLYLPFADAKDYGVLGKAFEIAEMDFLEYIQQKMKGMQANGEWKTVQSDFKKRVKEHLARPTPSRLPRAEDNRTWFFNPSLTVPYDVKDSHGQVIVKQGTVINPLDRVGLSSTLLFFDGDDEAQVAWVTQELTQHQKVKLILTSGSVKEVANQLKQAIYFDLNGFLVAKFQIKYLPVRVFQAGKRLQINEVTV
- the traU gene encoding conjugal transfer pilus assembly protein TraU; amino-acid sequence: MKDLFILIAFLASGLTQAGSCHGRFVNPITDVCWSCLFPFSLGQANLVSSNHLPDTKNPKLPVCECPGNPIPRLGLTMGYWEPVNLVDVTRTPFCLVNLGGISLNFGKYYRKGTVETDSNLSNQSFYHVHWYKFPLMYWLNVLTDGICVEQGDFDIAYPSELDAMWNDDELGFIINPEAVLFGSLPAQAACAADSSTALLGSAIDKLFWCAGAQGSMYPLTGHVQEHVGGVQASVLLSERMNFKLHRQGLLEDTVGLDDSTSSAKSICHTHYSPILPKSRYRYQMVNPLPTTNACYPLGRATTLWEAGHEYPFKGEDFGYLIWRKRNCCAF
- a CDS encoding TrbI F-type domain-containing protein, translating into MAMFKTTQVSLLTALITSILVNGIFYSALRRPDIATVDIVSITSQFIKEEAQKNHSNLEKEAAIKAFSHHLEAALQDLSQSKSLVLLPKEAVIKGSTDYTATLMKMIKLEHKS